One Myxococcaceae bacterium JPH2 genomic window, CGTCGCGCCTCCGCGGTCCGGAGTCCGAGTCGCAGGGTGTGCGTCGCCGTCCGTCAATCGGAGACGCACGCGGCGATGGCCGTGGCATACAGCCGCAGCACCGTGCGCGCCGCGACCTCCACGCGCGCGGGCTCGTCGGTGGTGTCGTCGGTGGCGAGCTTGATGAGCTCCAGCGCCTCGTCCGGGTGCGCGTCGTCGTAGCGCGCGTGCGCCTTGAGCCACATCATCGACGTCGCGTCGATGCGCGCCCCATCCGCGGCGTAGGCCCGGAAGGGCTGCGCCACCTCGCGCGTCCACACGCCGGTGATGCCCTCGATGGCCCAGTTGGACGCGGCCACGCCCTCGGCCAGCGTGCCGCGCGCGCACACCGCCACGAGGTAGTCGTGCAGCGCGGCGACCTCCGGCAGAGGCTGTTGCTGGAAGAGCGCGGTCGGATCCACGCCCAGGGCACGCACCCAGTCGATGTACCACTCGGCGTGCCGCGCCTCGACGGCCAGGTTGCGCAAGAGCCACCGCCGAGCGCTCGCGTCGCCCTCGCGCTTGCCGTACGTCGTCTTCACCAACGACAGGGCCATGTACTTGGGGAAGGCCTCGACGATGACGAAGAACTGACTCAGCACCCGGCGCCAGCACCGCAGCGGTGGATGCTCACCGCGCGCGGTCTCCGCGAACAGCGCGGGCCAACAGGCCGTGCGCCACTCGGGCTCCAGCCGCGCCATCATCGCGCGCAACCACTCAGGATGCGGTGTGACCCTCAACTCGGCGGGGGCGTAGCGCTGGCCCTCCGCGCTCGCCCGCGAGGCCGCGACATTCCGGCCTGGCGCCGGATGCGCTCCCCCTTGAACAGTGAACGACATGGAACTCCCCCCTCCCGGTCTCCCGGGGAGCGATGGGCCTTCCCTTCGGCCTTCGCCCACCCCGACCCCACCTAGGGTGGATACAACTTTCTGCTTCGGCCATACCCCCGCCGCGCGGGCTCGCACGAAGCGCGCCGAGTGTGGCCCAGTAGAAGGCCACGGGTGTTCACCGGGGACCGTCGGCCCGTCCCCGGAGTGCCGTCACGCGAAGCGGCGGGCCTTCTCCAGCAAGCGGCGCAGCGGGGCCTCGTCGGCCCGGGCGAGCGCCTCGTCCCACGTGAGCCACTGCGCACCGAACGACTCCGCGGGGTCATGCGCCAGGGCTTCGGGGTCGTCGGCCACGAACAGGAAGCGCACATCGAGGTGCTCGTGGCCGGGCTCGTCCTTGCGCGCGGGGATGCCGTGCACGTCCACGTCCAACGGCACGGGCGCGGCGGGATGGGGCCTCACGCGGCAGCCTGTCTCCTCACGCGCCTCGCGCAGCGCGGTGGCCTCCATGCGGCCGCCGTCCGCGGGCTCGGCGTGTCCTCCGGGCTGCAGCCAGCGCTTCAGCTTGGCGTGGTGCAAGAGCACGAGGCGCTGCCCCGTGGGATCCACCACCACGGCGCTGCCGGTGAAGTGAGCGGGGGCCTGCGCGCGCGAGAACGGCAGGGGCAGCACGGCGGCGAAGTGGCGCATGCGCACCAGGTCCTCGCGCTCCTTGTCGTCCTCGGGGACGTGGCGCGCGAGCAGCTCCTGGAGCGGAGACGGAGTGACATCGGACATGCGGCGGGTAGACACCACCCCCGCGCGCGACGCCAGCGCCTTCGCATGCCGAGCGTGCGGGCGGCCACGACCGGTGTAGGGTGCCACGCCGGGCGCGCGCCCAGGCCACGCGTCCGCGATACTCCTTGCCCCTGGAGGCCCGAGCACCCATGGCCCGCATCCTCGTCATCGACGACCACGACACCCTGCGCGAGGGAATGACCGTCACGCTCACCCGCGCGGGCCACGCGGTCTCCGCGGCGCGCAGCGGCGCCGAGGGCCTGGCGGCCTACAAGAAGTCCCCGTTCGACCTGGTCGTCACGGACCTGAAGATGGACGGCATGGACGGCATCGCGGTGACGCGCGCGCTCAAGCACGCGGACGCCAACGCCGTGGTACTGGTGGTGACGGCGTTCGGCACCATCGAGACCGCCGTGCAGGCCATGCAGGAAGGCGCCTCCGACTTCATCACCAAGCCCTTCGCCCCGGACGTGCTGCGCGCCAAGGTGGACAAGGGCCTGGAGCTGGCCGCCACGCGGCGCCAGGTGGAGAAGCTGACCGCGCGCACCGCCGCGCACGACGCGGACGCGGCGCTCACCCACGGCAGCCTCGTGGGAGACAGCGAGCCGGTGCGCAAGCTCCTGGCCCAAGCGCGCAAGGCCGCCGCGACGGACGCCACGGTGCTGGTGCGCGGAGAGAGCGGCACCGGCAAGGAGCTGGTGGCGCGCATGCTCCACCAGGAGTCACCGCGAAAGGACGGGCCCTTCGTCGTGGTGCACTGCGCGGCGCTGGCCGAGACACTGCTGGAGAGCGAGCTGTTCGGCCACGAGCGCGGCGCCTTCACCGGCGCGGTGAAGCGCAAGCTGGGCCGCTTCGAGCTGGCTGACGGCGGCACCCTCTTCCTGGACGAGGTGGGCGAGATTCCCGCCTCCGTGCAGACCAAGCTCTTGCGCGTGCTCCAGGAGCGCGAGCTGCAGCGCGTGGGTGGCGAGGAGACGCTCAAGGTGGACGTGCGCGTGGTGAGCGCCACCCACCGCGACCTCCAGGCCGAGGTGAAGGCGGGCCGCTTCCGCGAGGACCTCTACTACCGCCTGCACATCGTCCCGCTCCAGCTCCCGCCCCTGCGCGAGCGCCCCGAGGACCTGCCCCTGCTGGCGCGTCACTTCGTCGCCAAGCACGGCCCCCGGGTGAACCGCCGCGTGACGGGCATGGACGACGGCGCGCTGCGAGCCCTCACTCGCCACGC contains:
- a CDS encoding iron-containing redox enzyme family protein; protein product: MSFTVQGGAHPAPGRNVAASRASAEGQRYAPAELRVTPHPEWLRAMMARLEPEWRTACWPALFAETARGEHPPLRCWRRVLSQFFVIVEAFPKYMALSLVKTTYGKREGDASARRWLLRNLAVEARHAEWYIDWVRALGVDPTALFQQQPLPEVAALHDYLVAVCARGTLAEGVAASNWAIEGITGVWTREVAQPFRAYAADGARIDATSMMWLKAHARYDDAHPDEALELIKLATDDTTDEPARVEVAARTVLRLYATAIAACVSD
- a CDS encoding sigma-54-dependent Fis family transcriptional regulator codes for the protein MARILVIDDHDTLREGMTVTLTRAGHAVSAARSGAEGLAAYKKSPFDLVVTDLKMDGMDGIAVTRALKHADANAVVLVVTAFGTIETAVQAMQEGASDFITKPFAPDVLRAKVDKGLELAATRRQVEKLTARTAAHDADAALTHGSLVGDSEPVRKLLAQARKAAATDATVLVRGESGTGKELVARMLHQESPRKDGPFVVVHCAALAETLLESELFGHERGAFTGAVKRKLGRFELADGGTLFLDEVGEIPASVQTKLLRVLQERELQRVGGEETLKVDVRVVSATHRDLQAEVKAGRFREDLYYRLHIVPLQLPPLRERPEDLPLLARHFVAKHGPRVNRRVTGMDDGALRALTRHAWPGNVRELENCIEQALVFAEGDVLTEADLPSHLTGGSARLDAGLPVPHGDRPLPDILEDLERQLIARAYDKAAGVKTETARLLGIKTSALYYKLEKYGFLPKGERPEEG
- a CDS encoding NUDIX hydrolase, with the protein product MSDVTPSPLQELLARHVPEDDKEREDLVRMRHFAAVLPLPFSRAQAPAHFTGSAVVVDPTGQRLVLLHHAKLKRWLQPGGHAEPADGGRMEATALREAREETGCRVRPHPAAPVPLDVDVHGIPARKDEPGHEHLDVRFLFVADDPEALAHDPAESFGAQWLTWDEALARADEAPLRRLLEKARRFA